One segment of Brassica napus chloroplast, complete genome DNA contains the following:
- the psbA gene encoding photosystem II protein D1, with translation MTAILERRESESLWGRFCNWITSTENRLYIGWFGVLMIPTLLTATSVFIIAFIAAPPVDIDGIREPVSGSLLYGNNIISGAIIPTSAAIGLHFYPIWEAASVDEWLYNGGPYELIVLHFLLGVACYMGREWELSFRLGMRPWIAVAYSAPVAAATAVFLIYPIGQGSFSDGMPLGISGTFNFMIVFQAEHNILMHPFHMLGVAGVFGGSLFSAMHGSLVTSSLIRETTENESANEGYRFGQEEETYNIVAAHGYFGRLIFQYASFNNSRSLHFFLAAWPVVGIWFTALGISTMAFNLNGFNFNQSVVDSQGRVINTWADIINRANLGMEVMHERNAHNFPLDLAAVEAPSING, from the coding sequence ATGACTGCAATTTTAGAGAGACGCGAAAGCGAAAGCCTATGGGGTCGCTTCTGTAACTGGATAACTAGTACTGAAAACCGTCTTTACATTGGATGGTTTGGTGTTTTGATGATCCCTACCTTATTGACCGCAACTTCCGTTTTTATTATCGCATTCATTGCTGCTCCTCCAGTAGATATTGATGGTATTCGTGAACCTGTTTCTGGATCTCTTCTTTACGGAAACAATATTATTTCAGGTGCCATTATTCCTACTTCTGCAGCTATTGGTTTGCATTTTTACCCGATCTGGGAAGCTGCATCCGTTGATGAATGGCTATACAACGGTGGTCCTTATGAACTAATTGTTCTACACTTTTTACTTGGTGTAGCTTGTTATATGGGTCGTGAGTGGGAACTTAGTTTCCGTCTGGGTATGCGTCCTTGGATTGCTGTTGCATATTCAGCTCCTGTTGCAGCTGCTACTGCTGTTTTCTTGATCTACCCAATTGGTCAAGGAAGTTTTTCTGATGGTATGCCTCTAGGAATCTCTGGTACTTTCAACTTTATGATTGTATTCCAGGCTGAGCACAACATTCTTATGCACCCATTTCACATGTTAGGTGTAGCTGGTGTATTCGGCGGCTCCCTATTTAGTGCTATGCATGGTTCTTTGGTAACTTCTAGTTTGATCAGGGAAACCACAGAAAATGAATCTGCTAATGAAGGTTACAGATTCGGTCAAGAAGAAGAAACTTACAACATTGTAGCTGCTCACGGTTATTTTGGCCGATTGATCTTCCAATATGCTAGTTTCAACAATTCTCGTTCTTTACATTTCTTCTTAGCGGCTTGGCCGGTAGTAGGTATTTGGTTTACTGCTTTAGGTATTAGTACTATGGCTTTCAACCTAAATGGTTTCAATTTCAACCAATCAGTAGTTGATAGTCAAGGACGTGTTATTAATACTTGGGCTGATATTATTAACCGTGCTAACCTTGGTATGGAAGTTATGCATGAACGTAATGCTCACAACTTCCCTCTAGACCTAGCTGCTGTTGAGGCTCCATCTATAAATGGATAA
- the matK gene encoding maturase K: MCHFRTQENKDFTFSSNRILIQMEKFQGYLEFDGARQQSFLYPLFFRDYIYVLAYDHGLNRLNRNRPIFLENADYDKKYSSLIVKRLILRMYEQNRLIIPTKDLNKNLGHTNNFYYQMISVLFAVIVEIPFSLRLGSSIEGKNVKKSYNLQSLHSIFPFLEDKLSHFNYVLDVLIPYPIHLEILVQTLRYRVKDASSLHFFRFCLYEYCNWKNFDSKKKSILNPRFLLFLYNSHVCEYESIFFFLRKQSSHLRSTSYDVFFERILFYGKIQHFLKVFVNNFSALLGLLKDPFLHYVRYHGKYILATKDTPLLMNKWKYYFVNLWQCYFSVWFQSQKVNINQLSKDNLEFLGYLSSLRLNPLVVRSQMLENSFLIDNVRIKLDSNIPISSIIGSLAKDKFCNVLGHPISKATWTDSSDSDILNRFVRICRNISHYYSGSSNKKNLYRIKYILRLCCVKTLARKHKSTVRAFLKRLGSGLLEEFLTGEDQVLSLIFPRSDYASKRLYRVRVWYLDILYLNDLVNHE; encoded by the coding sequence ATGTGTCATTTCAGAACTCAAGAAAATAAAGACTTTACTTTTAGTTCAAATCGAATTTTAATCCAAATGGAGAAATTTCAAGGATATTTAGAGTTCGATGGGGCTCGTCAACAGAGTTTTCTATATCCACTTTTTTTTCGGGACTATATTTATGTACTTGCTTATGATCACGGTTTAAATAGATTAAATAGAAACCGCCCTATTTTCTTGGAAAATGCGGATTATGACAAAAAATATAGTTCACTAATTGTGAAACGCTTAATTTTGCGAATGTACGAACAGAATCGTTTGATTATTCCCACTAAGGATTTGAACAAAAATCTGGGGCATACCAATAATTTCTATTATCAAATGATATCTGTTTTATTTGCAGTGATTGTAGAAATTCCATTTTCCCTAAGGTTGGGATCCTCTATCGAAGGAAAAAATGTAAAAAAATCTTACAATTTACAATCACTTCATTCAATATTTCCCTTTTTAGAAGACAAACTCTCACATTTTAATTATGTATTAGATGTACTAATACCTTACCCCATCCATCTAGAAATCTTGGTTCAAACCCTACGTTACCGGGTAAAAGATGCCTCTTCTTTGCATTTTTTTCGGTTCTGTCTATACGAGTATTGCAATTGGAAGAATTTTGATAGTAAAAAAAAATCAATTTTGAATCCAAGATTTTTATTGTTCTTATATAATTCTCATGTATGTGAATACGAATCCATCTTTTTTTTTCTACGCAAGCAGTCTTCTCATTTACGATCGACATCTTATGACGTCTTTTTTGAGCGAATTTTATTCTATGGAAAAATACAACATTTTTTAAAAGTCTTTGTTAATAATTTTTCGGCGCTCTTAGGGTTGCTCAAGGATCCTTTCCTACATTATGTTAGATATCATGGAAAATACATTCTGGCAACAAAGGATACGCCACTTCTGATGAATAAATGGAAATATTATTTTGTTAATTTATGGCAATGTTATTTTTCCGTATGGTTTCAATCGCAAAAGGTTAATATAAATCAATTATCTAAAGATAATTTAGAATTTCTGGGTTATCTATCAAGTTTGCGACTAAACCCTTTAGTGGTACGTAGTCAAATGCTAGAAAACTCATTTCTAATAGATAATGTTCGAATAAAATTGGATAGCAACATTCCAATTTCTTCTATTATTGGGTCGTTGGCTAAAGATAAATTTTGTAATGTATTAGGGCATCCGATTAGTAAAGCGACCTGGACGGATTCATCAGATTCTGATATTCTCAACCGATTTGTGCGTATATGCAGAAATATTTCGCATTATTACAGCGGATCTTCAAACAAAAAGAATTTGTATCGAATAAAATATATACTTCGTCTTTGTTGTGTTAAAACTTTGGCTCGTAAACACAAAAGTACTGTACGCGCTTTTTTAAAAAGGTTGGGCTCGGGTTTATTAGAAGAATTCCTTACGGGGGAAGACCAAGTTCTTTCTTTAATCTTCCCAAGAAGTGATTATGCTTCTAAAAGATTATATCGAGTGCGGGTTTGGTATTTGGATATTCTTTATCTTAATGATTTAGTCAATCATGAATAA